The Thermocrinis albus DSM 14484 genome segment GAACGGGGACACCAACTTTATGCCTGTGACCGCTAACACCAAGGTGATATCCCAAGATCTCTGGGATCTATACGACAGGCTAAAACCTGTGTGGGATAAATGTTAGAAGTTCATGATCTTCACCTTTACTACGGACAACGACACATACTGAAGGGTGTAAGCTTCTCCGTCAAGGAGGGTGAGATACTGTGCATCATGGGGGAATCGGGTTCTGGCAAAAGTTCTATCCTCATGTCTATTATGGGACTCCTACCTAAGGGGGCTGTCCTCAGGGGAAGTATAAGGTGGAGGGGTAAGGAGCTCATAGGTCTGAGTGAGGGAGAGTACAGAAAGATAAGGGGAAGGGAGATAGGTATGGTTTTTCAGGAGCCTTCCCTGTATCTGGATCCTCTCTTTAGGGTGGGAAGTCAGGTGGAGGAAGCCTACACGGTTCATTTTGGCAAAAAGGGAGCCAGAGATAGGGCTGTTCAGGCTCTTAAGAGGGCGGGT includes the following:
- a CDS encoding ABC transporter ATP-binding protein — encoded protein: MLEVHDLHLYYGQRHILKGVSFSVKEGEILCIMGESGSGKSSILMSIMGLLPKGAVLRGSIRWRGKELIGLSEGEYRKIRGREIGMVFQEPSLYLDPLFRVGSQVEEAYTVHFGKKGARDRAVQALKRAGIQDAERIYRAYPHQLSGGLKQRVCIAMAIVCDPPLLLADEPTTALDLTVQKRILHLLRSLRDEGKSILLVTHDPGVVAECADRVLVIKEGEVLEEGDVFRIFDAPQHPYTRQLISTS